The sequence GATTGCTTGGCCCGAACGGGGCTGGCAAGAGCACGGTCATCAAGATGCTGACCACCCTGCTGCCGCCAACTTCAGGCACGGCTTCGGTAGCCGGATTTGATCTTGCCCGCCGTGCTTCTGATGTGCGGCGCATGATAGGGTATGTACCTCAGATACTGTCTGCCGATGGCGCTCTTACCGGTTATGAAAACCTTCTGGTTTTTGCCAAGCTCTACGATCTGCCCAGGGCAGAGCGCAAAGACCAGGTGCGGGAAGCCCTCTCCTTTATGGGGCTTTCCGAGGCTGCCGATAAGCTGGTACGCACGTACTCAGGGGGAATGATCAGGAGGATGGAAATAGCCCAGTCCCTGCTGCACCGGCCAAGAGTGCTCTTTCTCGATGAGCCGACCGTGGGTCTTGATCCCCTGGCCAGAATGACGGTCTGGAAGCACATCGAGCAACTGCGGGCCAGTTACGGCACCACTATTTTTCTGACTACCCACTACCTGGAAGAAGCCGATGCCCTGTGCAATCGGGTTGCAGTGATGTACCTTGGCAGGGTGGTTGCCCACGGTACACCGGCCCATCTCAAAGCCTCAATCGGCGGAAACGGGACAACCCTGGACGAAGTGTTTGCCCACTATACGCGCGATGCATCAGAATCAGGAGGAAATTACCGTGAAACCTCAAGAACAAGGCGCACTGCCAAGCGACTTGGCTAGCCCGTTCCCCGCCCCGGCTCATCTATTATCCAATCCTGTCGTTCAGTTTCTGGATAAGACGCTCACCATAACCGGCTTGGAAGTTCGGAAGATCCGTCATGACCCGACCGAGCTGATAATGCGGGCCACACAGCCGGTCCTCTGGCTTCTGGTGTTCGGTCAGGTGTTCACTCACAGCAAGGTTATTCCTACCGGACAGTTGCGCTACCTCGACTTCATGGCCCCCGGCATCCTGGCCCA comes from bacterium and encodes:
- a CDS encoding ATP-binding cassette domain-containing protein; its protein translation is MVILKTKKLTRRFGTLLAVDALNICVKAGEVFGLLGPNGAGKSTVIKMLTTLLPPTSGTASVAGFDLARRASDVRRMIGYVPQILSADGALTGYENLLVFAKLYDLPRAERKDQVREALSFMGLSEAADKLVRTYSGGMIRRMEIAQSLLHRPRVLFLDEPTVGLDPLARMTVWKHIEQLRASYGTTIFLTTHYLEEADALCNRVAVMYLGRVVAHGTPAHLKASIGGNGTTLDEVFAHYTRDASESGGNYRETSRTRRTAKRLG